The Calliphora vicina chromosome 3, idCalVici1.1, whole genome shotgun sequence genome contains a region encoding:
- the LOC135953657 gene encoding chaperone protein DnaJ — MKLMFNPFSRTFLLQNFLIFNKIQCATVAYQFKVNKPIYYPNRQMEMQRMEEQQKSQLVAEPEENKQLPKDYYYKVLGVPKTASLQQIKAAYYALAKRYHPDLLNLENAPQQVSKRFQEISNAYNVLTDESTRLEYDELGEIKDEESFFNKVSKSGNKLLNTTTNKLKEFMGFTDTNTLMNASKNEATPQINNNIEQKLDITFIESVHGVKRNIEFAYLKKCPSCNGKSQRLVGRTNSELCRKCNGSGQLSKKTATYTSLTVCDQCQGKRYINRNQCELCDSRGLVQESTRVTVHVPAGVKTGDVISGENPNTKQRINYRLQVKESDYYKRVGNNVVTERYLNLTEAILGACIKVRGIYDTFDVKIEPGTESHTKITVKGRGIKGRDNVGDHIVTIKVRIPRQLTMKQRQLILALAKTEDQTFERGF, encoded by the exons ATGAAATTAATGTTCAACCCCTTTTCGCGtacttttttattgcaaaattttcttatatttaataaaatacaatgtGCCACAGTTGCTTATCAATTCAAGGTTAACAAACCCATCTATTATCCAAATCGTCAAATGGAAATGCAACGCATGGAAGAACAACAAAAGTCTCAATTGGTTGCCGAGCCCGAGGAGAACAAACAATTGCCTAAAGATTACTATTACAAGGTTTTGGGTGTTCCTAAGACGGCCTCGTTGCAACAAATCAAGGCAGCGTATTATGCTTTAGCAAAACGTTATCATCCGGACTTGTTGAATTTGGAAAATGCTCCACAACAAGTATCGAAACGTTTTCAAGAAATATCGAATGCCTACAATGTATTAACAGACGAATCGACTCGTCTAGAATATGACGAATTGGGTGAGATCAAAGATGAGGAGtcgttttttaataaagtttccAAGTCTGGCAATAAACTATTGAATACTACAACgaacaaattaaaagaatttatgGGATTCACAGATACGAATACACTAATGAATGCATCAAAAAATGAAG ctACTCctcaaataaacaacaacattgAGCAAAAACTCGATATAACATTTATCGAGTCGGTGCATGGTGTAAAAAGGAATATAGAATttgcgtatttgaaaaaatgtcccTCCTGCAATGGCAAGTCACAACGCCTGGTCGGCCGTACAAATTCAGAACTATGTCGCAAATGTAATGGAAGTGGACAATTGTCCAAGAAGACGGCCACATACACATCTCTGACTGTTTGCGATCAGTGTCAAGGAAAGCGTTATATTAATCGCAACCAGTGCGAATTGTGCGATAGTCGTGGCTTAGTCCAAGAGTCGACCAGAGTAACGGTTCACGTACCAGCCGGTGTTAAGACAGGAGATGTTATTTCAGGCGAGAATCCCAATACCAAGCAACGTATTAACTATCGTTTACAAGTCAAAGAGTCCGATTATTATAAACGTGTGGGTAATAATGTAGTAACGGAAAGGTACTTGAATCTTACAGAAGCTATTTTGGGTGCCTGCATTAAGGTGCGTGGCATATATGATACATTTGATGTTAAAATTGAACCCGGCACCGAGTCACACACAAAGATAACCGTTAAAGGCCGTGGTATTAAGGGCAGAGATAATGTGGGTGATCACATAGTTACCATAAAAGTACGTATACCGCGTCAATTGACCATGAAACAAAGGCAATTGATATTGGCTCTGGCCAAAAC